A single genomic interval of Sporomusaceae bacterium harbors:
- a CDS encoding putative hydro-lyase has protein sequence MDFASMTPAALRQLMRKGELARPTAGMAKGHVQANLAIVPKDLAYDFLLFAQRNPKPCPVLDVTDPGSPEPKLMAPGADLRYDAPKYRIYKAGVMVDEVVNLEKYWRDDLVAFLLGCSFTFETALLAANVPVRHIEACCNVPMYITGIPCRPAGKFHGNMVVSMRPVPHDKVVKAVQVTSRFPAVHGAPIHIGDPAVIGIRDLGRPDFGDSVEIRDGEVPVFWACGVTPQAVAMTAKPEIMITHAPGHMFLCDPRDEDLAAF, from the coding sequence ATGGATTTCGCGTCAATGACCCCTGCCGCCCTCCGTCAGCTCATGCGCAAGGGCGAGCTCGCCCGGCCGACCGCCGGCATGGCCAAGGGGCACGTACAGGCCAACCTGGCCATCGTCCCCAAAGACCTCGCCTACGATTTCCTGCTGTTTGCCCAGCGCAACCCCAAACCCTGTCCCGTCCTCGACGTCACCGACCCCGGCTCGCCCGAGCCCAAGCTCATGGCCCCCGGCGCCGACCTGCGCTACGACGCGCCCAAATACCGCATCTACAAAGCCGGCGTCATGGTCGACGAAGTCGTAAATCTAGAGAAGTACTGGCGCGACGACCTCGTCGCCTTCCTGCTCGGCTGCAGCTTCACCTTCGAAACCGCCCTCCTCGCCGCCAATGTCCCCGTCCGCCACATCGAAGCCTGCTGCAACGTCCCCATGTACATCACCGGCATCCCCTGCCGCCCGGCCGGCAAATTCCACGGCAACATGGTCGTAAGCATGCGGCCGGTACCCCACGACAAAGTCGTCAAAGCCGTCCAGGTCACCTCGCGCTTCCCCGCCGTCCACGGCGCCCCCATCCACATCGGCGATCCCGCCGTCATCGGCATCCGCGACCTTGGTCGTCCCGACTTCGGCGACAGCGTCGAAATCCGCGACGGCGAAGTGCCCGTATTCTGGGCCTGCGGCGTCACCCCCCAGGCGGTGGCCATGACCGCCAAGCCTGAAATCATGATCACCCACGCCCCCGGCCACATGTTTCTGTGCGACCCCCGCGACGAAGACCTCGCCGCCTTTTAA
- a CDS encoding DUF4392 domain-containing protein, whose amino-acid sequence MDPKIQQIAETLDRLISLDVPARGIIAKLYGAAREKTGKPLTMAATDLLLQRVQPGDTVVIATGWVDQPVVAPDCGESDGPPGAVALARALRLAVKAAPVIVTDACLVEGVKIVARAAGFHCVAPEEIGHSVARDKLLTIAVLPFPVAAGEAESAAERLLDDLRPAACIAIERGGMNAAGVVHNMNGEDTGAGMAKLDYLFRAAGRRGIATIGIGDGGNEIGMANIAAAVRVQVPYGAKCQCPCGGGIAPATAVDVLVAAAISNWGGYALAALLGLRTGVPAAGPDAVREKKVLEATAAAGFHDPIGGGVYPGADGCGVHAHLAFVTLLRETVLHGEARL is encoded by the coding sequence ATGGATCCGAAAATTCAGCAGATCGCCGAAACCTTGGACCGCCTGATCAGCCTGGACGTCCCGGCGCGGGGCATCATCGCCAAACTCTACGGCGCCGCCCGCGAGAAGACCGGCAAGCCCCTCACCATGGCGGCCACCGACCTCCTCCTCCAGCGCGTACAGCCGGGCGACACCGTCGTCATCGCCACCGGCTGGGTCGACCAGCCTGTCGTTGCCCCCGACTGCGGCGAATCGGACGGACCGCCAGGAGCGGTCGCCCTCGCCCGCGCCCTGCGGCTGGCCGTCAAGGCCGCCCCTGTCATCGTCACCGACGCCTGCCTGGTGGAGGGCGTCAAAATCGTCGCCCGCGCCGCCGGCTTCCATTGCGTCGCCCCTGAAGAGATCGGCCACTCAGTCGCCAGGGACAAGCTGCTCACCATCGCCGTACTGCCTTTCCCCGTCGCCGCCGGCGAGGCTGAGTCGGCCGCCGAGCGGCTGCTCGACGACCTCAGACCCGCCGCCTGCATCGCCATCGAGCGCGGCGGCATGAACGCCGCCGGCGTCGTCCACAACATGAACGGCGAAGACACCGGCGCCGGCATGGCCAAACTGGACTACCTCTTCCGCGCCGCCGGCCGGCGGGGCATCGCCACCATCGGCATCGGCGACGGCGGCAACGAGATCGGCATGGCCAACATCGCCGCCGCCGTAAGGGTCCAGGTGCCTTACGGCGCCAAGTGCCAGTGCCCCTGCGGCGGCGGCATAGCGCCCGCAACAGCGGTCGACGTCCTCGTCGCCGCCGCCATCTCCAACTGGGGCGGCTACGCTCTCGCCGCCCTCCTCGGCCTGCGTACCGGTGTGCCCGCCGCCGGCCCTGATGCCGTGCGCGAGAAAAAGGTGCTTGAGGCAACCGCCGCCGCCGGCTTCCACGACCCCATCGGCGGCGGGGTATACCCCGGCGCGGACGGCTGCGGCGTTCACGCCCACCTTGCCTTCGTCACCCTTCTTAGGGAAACCGTCCTCCACGGAGAAGCCCGACTGTGA
- a CDS encoding EamA family transporter: MNLLAGSGKSEHFRALILLVITAVLWSSGGLLIKSVDWHPLAISGARSLIAAIVIRLAFRGQPLNISKVQVLGALGYVATVMMFVSATKLTTAANAIVLQYTAPIWVALFGAWFLKEKTTALDWLTIGLVFGGMILFFQDQMEAGHLLGNLLAVASGMSMTVMALAMRKQKDGSPFGSVLLGNILAFVGGIPFMLDGGPSLAGWGAIVLLGCFQLGLSYVLYSVAIKHVTALEATIITMIEPILNPIWVFLLLGEMPGPWSLAGGAIILAAIVARYAIPALKSSASVQGDR, from the coding sequence GTGAACCTGCTCGCAGGCTCCGGCAAATCGGAGCACTTTCGCGCCCTCATCCTGCTCGTCATCACCGCCGTCCTCTGGAGCAGCGGCGGCCTCCTCATCAAATCGGTCGACTGGCACCCGCTGGCCATCTCCGGCGCGCGCAGCCTCATCGCCGCCATCGTCATCCGCCTGGCCTTCCGCGGCCAGCCGCTCAACATCAGCAAAGTGCAGGTCCTGGGCGCTTTAGGCTACGTAGCCACCGTCATGATGTTCGTCAGCGCCACCAAGCTCACCACCGCCGCCAACGCCATTGTCCTCCAGTACACCGCCCCCATCTGGGTGGCCCTCTTCGGCGCCTGGTTCCTCAAGGAGAAAACCACCGCCCTCGACTGGCTCACCATCGGCCTCGTCTTCGGCGGCATGATCCTCTTCTTCCAGGACCAGATGGAGGCCGGCCACCTGCTCGGCAACCTGCTGGCCGTCGCCAGCGGCATGAGCATGACCGTCATGGCCCTGGCGATGCGCAAACAAAAAGACGGCTCCCCCTTCGGCTCCGTCCTGCTCGGCAACATCCTCGCCTTCGTCGGCGGCATCCCCTTCATGCTCGATGGCGGTCCCAGCCTTGCCGGCTGGGGGGCCATCGTCCTCCTCGGCTGCTTCCAGCTCGGCCTCTCCTACGTCCTCTACTCCGTCGCCATCAAGCACGTCACCGCGTTAGAGGCCACCATCATCACCATGATCGAGCCCATCTTAAACCCCATCTGGGTCTTCCTCCTCCTCGGCGAAATGCCAGGCCCGTGGTCGCTCGCCGGCGGCGCGATTATATTGGCGGCCATAGTCGCCCGCTACGCCATCCCCGCCCTTAAGTCTTCTGCCAGCGTACAGGGGGACCGTTGA
- a CDS encoding haloacid dehalogenase-like hydrolase, producing MLITFKELKTLKVLFWDIDGTLLRTAKAGLFAFRQATEDLYAASPDFNTVKTAGMTDCHIAAQIIALASGREPRPGETEALVERYIALLPEHLEARRGFVIPPVADILEYLAGEPGYVSLLLTGNTSAGARAKLTSYAIAHYFDFAASAFGDDCLSRSDIAARALASARQRYPAVPPEDIFVIGDTPNDISCGKAIGARTVAVATGTYTAAELAAHSPWWAVEQLPAPADFAAKLAEK from the coding sequence GTGCTTATCACTTTTAAGGAGCTGAAGACGCTGAAAGTACTGTTCTGGGATATCGACGGCACCCTCCTCCGCACGGCCAAGGCCGGCCTGTTCGCTTTCCGGCAGGCGACCGAGGACCTTTACGCCGCCAGCCCCGATTTCAACACAGTTAAAACGGCCGGCATGACCGACTGCCATATCGCCGCCCAGATCATCGCCCTGGCGAGCGGGCGGGAGCCCCGGCCGGGGGAGACCGAGGCGCTGGTGGAGCGGTATATAGCGTTGCTGCCCGAGCATCTTGAGGCCCGCCGGGGGTTCGTCATCCCGCCGGTGGCCGACATACTGGAGTATCTCGCCGGCGAACCGGGCTATGTGTCGCTGCTGCTGACCGGCAACACGTCGGCCGGCGCCCGCGCCAAACTGACAAGCTACGCCATCGCCCATTATTTCGATTTTGCGGCGAGCGCGTTCGGCGACGACTGCCTGAGCCGCTCGGACATCGCCGCCCGGGCGCTGGCGAGCGCGCGGCAGCGCTACCCGGCGGTGCCGCCTGAGGATATATTCGTGATCGGCGACACGCCGAACGATATCAGCTGCGGCAAGGCGATTGGCGCCCGTACGGTGGCGGTGGCCACCGGCACGTACACGGCGGCCGAGCTGGCGGCCCACTCGCCCTGGTGGGCGGTGGAACAGCTGCCCGCCCCGGCCGATTTCGCGGCGAAACTGGCGGAGAAATGA
- a CDS encoding CaiB/BaiF CoA-transferase family protein: protein MTKALAGLKLLDVSRVLTGPYSTMVLADLGADVIKVEVPGKGDDSRLFGPFANGESGYYMTLNRNKRGITLDLRRPEGQAVLKDLAQWADVLLENFAKGTMAGWGLGYEDLAAVNPRLIYASITGFGQYGPYSERFAFDAIAQATGGLMSITGPKGGAPTRVGTALGDINAGNFATIGILAALYQRERTGRGQRIDISMQDCIAAILENAIVRNTIGGVVPTRNGSAHATVAPYDVFPASDGYAFIACANEATWQRLCKAMGREDLITDERFAVNAKRVENIDTLTDIINKWSRQFTVEKLLAVLGGNNVPGSPVFSIDQVVNDPHIRARNMMVAVDHPVAGTITIPGNPVKMSASADTIERPAPVLGQHTDEVLAELGYSADKIAALKAAKIV, encoded by the coding sequence TTGACAAAGGCGCTGGCCGGACTCAAACTGCTCGACGTATCGCGGGTTCTGACCGGACCTTACAGCACAATGGTGCTGGCTGACCTGGGAGCCGACGTCATAAAAGTCGAGGTTCCCGGCAAAGGAGACGACTCCAGGCTATTCGGGCCGTTCGCCAACGGCGAAAGCGGCTACTACATGACCCTGAACCGCAACAAGCGCGGCATCACCCTCGACCTCCGCCGGCCGGAAGGGCAGGCGGTCCTCAAAGACCTCGCCCAGTGGGCCGACGTCCTCCTCGAGAACTTCGCCAAGGGAACCATGGCCGGCTGGGGTCTGGGCTACGAAGACCTCGCCGCCGTCAATCCGCGCCTCATATACGCCTCCATTACCGGCTTCGGCCAATACGGCCCCTACTCCGAACGCTTCGCCTTCGACGCCATCGCCCAGGCCACCGGCGGCCTCATGAGCATCACCGGCCCCAAAGGCGGCGCGCCCACCCGCGTCGGCACCGCCCTCGGCGACATCAACGCCGGCAACTTCGCCACCATCGGCATCCTTGCCGCCCTCTACCAGCGCGAACGCACCGGCCGCGGCCAGCGGATCGACATCTCCATGCAGGACTGCATCGCCGCCATCCTCGAAAACGCCATCGTCCGCAACACCATCGGCGGCGTGGTGCCCACCCGCAACGGCAGCGCCCACGCCACCGTCGCGCCCTACGACGTCTTCCCGGCCAGCGACGGCTACGCCTTCATCGCCTGCGCCAACGAAGCCACCTGGCAGCGGCTCTGCAAAGCCATGGGGCGGGAAGACCTCATCACCGACGAACGGTTCGCCGTCAACGCCAAACGCGTCGAGAACATCGACACCCTAACCGATATCATCAACAAATGGTCGCGCCAATTCACCGTCGAAAAACTGCTCGCCGTCCTCGGGGGCAACAACGTGCCCGGCTCGCCGGTCTTTTCCATCGACCAGGTAGTGAACGACCCGCACATCAGGGCGCGCAACATGATGGTTGCCGTCGACCACCCGGTGGCCGGCACGATCACCATCCCCGGCAACCCCGTCAAAATGTCGGCCTCGGCCGACACCATCGAGCGGCCGGCGCCCGTCCTCGGCCAGCACACCGACGAAGTCCTTGCCGAGCTCGGCTACTCCGCCGACAAAATCGCCGCCCTCAAAGCGGCCAAAATCGTCTAA
- a CDS encoding WG repeat-containing protein, whose product MKRLLCGLMAVLLMGATCPSARGESSRYNYNDARTFTVRLPQGERTGLIEIATGRWLIPPRFEAIKMEPNDAAELEKNDSYLAVKLDGKWGFADRAGQVVIQPRYENAYNFSDNLYRVVLNGKIGIIDQTGTMVTEPRFVEIDRMVEGMAVVEENGKFGFVSAGGRVAVEPQFDGERSFSEGLALVRVGDKKGFIDTLGNFVIPPQFDLESNRSFSEGLAAVMVDGKWGFVDRTGRMVIEPQYKNALRFWGGLAAVWTADGLVGFIDNTGRMVVEPQFVSAGYPDIKGEPFLVIWRFFKDGKGEYGYLDSTGRLLDTPRFDNGVNFAEGMAWVSTAGKQGFINTKGELAITPRFSYAAHWFENGIVRAEDGDRKGFIDKSGRWVASGVGVYYPRLNIVRSFGYYCDAEGKLLDHYANHMKDGYHNLKVDLPAEAAQAFRAAIRINPDDEAALYGLKLAGE is encoded by the coding sequence ATGAAAAGGTTACTATGCGGCCTGATGGCGGTACTGCTGATGGGGGCGACATGCCCGTCCGCGCGCGGAGAAAGCTCCCGCTACAATTACAACGACGCCCGCACGTTCACTGTCCGGCTGCCGCAGGGGGAACGGACAGGCCTGATCGAGATCGCCACCGGCAGATGGCTTATTCCGCCGCGGTTCGAAGCGATTAAGATGGAGCCCAACGATGCTGCGGAGCTGGAGAAAAACGATTCATACCTGGCCGTTAAGCTCGACGGTAAATGGGGATTTGCGGATCGGGCGGGGCAGGTTGTTATTCAGCCCCGCTACGAAAATGCCTACAACTTCAGCGATAATCTTTACCGGGTAGTGTTAAACGGCAAGATTGGCATAATCGACCAGACGGGAACGATGGTGACCGAGCCTCGTTTTGTTGAGATCGACCGCATGGTCGAAGGTATGGCCGTCGTCGAAGAGAACGGCAAGTTCGGCTTCGTGAGCGCCGGCGGGCGGGTGGCCGTCGAGCCGCAGTTCGACGGGGAGCGGTCCTTCAGCGAAGGCCTGGCGCTGGTGAGAGTGGGTGATAAAAAAGGCTTTATCGACACGCTCGGCAATTTTGTTATTCCGCCGCAGTTCGATCTGGAGTCGAACCGTTCTTTCTCCGAGGGACTGGCGGCGGTGATGGTGGACGGCAAGTGGGGCTTCGTCGACCGTACCGGCCGAATGGTCATTGAGCCGCAATATAAGAACGCTCTGCGCTTTTGGGGAGGGCTGGCGGCGGTCTGGACCGCGGATGGGTTGGTAGGGTTCATTGATAATACGGGGCGGATGGTTGTGGAGCCGCAGTTCGTTTCGGCCGGGTACCCTGATATCAAGGGCGAGCCGTTTCTAGTCATCTGGCGCTTTTTTAAGGACGGCAAGGGCGAGTATGGGTACCTTGACAGCACCGGCCGCCTGCTTGACACGCCCAGGTTTGATAATGGCGTTAATTTCGCCGAAGGGATGGCCTGGGTATCGACAGCCGGAAAGCAAGGATTTATCAATACCAAGGGTGAGCTGGCGATCACGCCGCGGTTCTCTTACGCTGCCCATTGGTTTGAAAACGGCATAGTGCGGGCGGAAGACGGCGACAGGAAAGGGTTCATCGATAAGAGCGGGCGGTGGGTGGCGTCCGGGGTGGGCGTTTATTATCCGCGGCTAAATATCGTCAGGTCGTTCGGCTATTACTGCGACGCCGAGGGGAAGCTGCTCGACCACTACGCCAACCATATGAAGGACGGCTACCACAACCTCAAGGTCGACCTCCCGGCCGAAGCCGCGCAAGCCTTCCGGGCGGCGATAAGGATAAACCCCGACGACGAGGCCGCCCTGTACGGCCTGAAGCTGGCCGGCGAATAA